A stretch of DNA from Phycisphaerales bacterium:
GCACCACCCGCACGCCGCGCTCGCCGGAGCTGAAGCCCGCGAGCATCTCGCGCACGCGTTCCGCGGCCGCGGCGTGGCGCTCAAGTCGGTGCTGGCGGTAGTAGGCCTGCACCTCGTCCACGACCTGGCGGTACTCGTCCACACGCGTCCGCACGCGGTCAACGCGGCTGTGGTCGATCGGCTCGCTGAGCGCGGCGGTGAGGCGCTCCTCCTCGCGACGCGCGGCGAGCTCCTGCTCCACACGCAGCATGAGCTGCGACCGCCGATCCCAGTACGCATCCATCGCAGCCTCGAGCATGCGTGCGTCCACACCTAAACCCTCGGCGCAAGACTGCACGGCCACTCGACCGGTCACGTCCACCATCGTCGATTCAGTCAGGTGCCCCGGCCCGACCTCCGCGTGCGGGCGGCCGTCCTGGAACGCGGGGTAGCCGAGCTCCTCCAGCACCTTGCACACGATCTCGGAGCAGAAGCGGCCCTCGTCGTGCCGCCGGCGTGACGATCCCGAAGGCCGGTGCAGCGCCTGGTGGAAGTCCATCGCTTCGAGCACAACCGACGCGACCCCTTCCAGCGGCCCCGCGGCCTTGCTCAGCCTGCCGAGGCGAGAGTACGGCTGCACCTTGCGATCAACGATCGCGCCGAGCATGAGCGACAGGTCGGCTTCTGCAATCGAACCAGGCTCCAGGCCGGCAAGCCCGGGGTGCCGCAGCACGCGGGCATCGACGACCTGCGGCAGCACGACCAGCGGGCCGTGACGAGGAGCCTCGATCACCGCGGGCGCGGCGGCCCCGACGCCGTGGTCGTCGGCCTCGAACAGGTGGCTCCGGTCGACGAACATCGCCGCGTGCGAGAAGCGGCTGGGGTGCGACAGCGACACGCCCACGGCCTCAAGGCCGGTGGCCCGCACCAGCAGCACATCGCCCGGCCGCAGCAGGTCCTGCCGCAGGCACACCAACATCTCTCCGGCGTCAGGTGACCCGTGCACTTGCATGCGCCACATCATAAACCCACGGCCAACAAGCACGTTGTCGGTTGCCCCCCAGCACCGTCAGTCGCCGTTTTCACTTTTCGTTTTTCACTTTTCCGTTTCTCCGCCCGGTACAGTTCCGCCCATTCAGAGGAGCCGCCCATGCCGCACGAACTCAAGATCCTCCACACCGCCCGCGCCACCGCCACCGGCGGCCGCAACGGCCACACCCAGAACTCCGACGGCCTGATCTCCGCCGACCTCTCCGTTCCCAAGGGCATGGGCGGCCCCGGCAAGCCGAATACCACCACGCCCGAGGACCTCTTCGCGGCGGGTTACGCCGCGTGCTTCGGCGGGGCGGTGGAGTTCGTTGCCAAGCAGAAGAAGGTGAACGTCTCCGAGGTGAAGGTCGACGCGGCCGTGGGCATCGGCACCACGCCCGCGGGCCAGTTCGGGCTGAAGGTGGACATGACGGTGAACGTGAAGGGCGCCACCCAGCAGCAGGCGGAGGAGCTCGTCCGCGAAGCGCACGAGAAGGTCTGCCCCTACTCGCACGCGACGCGGGGGAATGTGGACGTCGGGTTCACGGTGACTGCTGGGTGAAGTGACGAAGTGACGAAGTGACGGAGTGACGGAGTGATGGAGAACGGCTACTCGTTCTCGCGAGCGGTTGGGTTTCGCTCCAAACTCCTGATCAGGCCTTGCAGAACTCGATCGCACTCTCTGACGAGCTCAATCAGTTCAGGATCGACTTCGGCCAGCCCAAGATCGCCGATTTCCTCCAAGGCGGCGTCAGCTTCGAAGAGAGACCCTCTGGCAATCCGGAGGTGTCGGAGGAAGCCGGGGCGTGTGCCTGTCCCGAAACCCTCGGCGATGTTCAAGCGGACCGACGACGCTGCACGCCGGAGCTGACTGGCGATCTCATACTGGCAGTCGCGAGGAAGCCGACGCGTAAAACGATGAACGCTGTTGGACAACGTGCGCGCCCGCTGGTACGCCACAAGGTCCCGGAACGTGGAAACCTTCCCCACTCCGTCACTCCGTCACTCCGTCACTCCGTCACTTCTTCACTTCAGTGCAGCTTGACCTCGCCACCGCTGAAGTCCACGCCCTTCAACCCCATCCGCGTGAAACGGAAGTAGCCGTTGACCGGATCGCTCGCGGCCCCGCTCAGTGTCTTGGGGTTGTCGCGCACAGGCCAGTAGAGGTACGTGACCGGGTTCGGGCTCGTCTGATTGCCCGGGTCCCAGCCCTTGTTGCCGTCTCCGGTCTTGCGGATAGCGACCGACGTATCGAACATCAGCAGCGGCTGCGCGGCCACCGGGTACGCGTGCCAGATCGGCCGCTTGTAGCAGTGGCGGTCGTAGATGTCGAACAGCACCACCTTCTGCGACGGGAACGTGACCTCGTCCAGCCGCCGCTTGCCGAAGCCGTTCGCCGACGCCGCCGCGTCGTTGTAAATCATGTGGTTGCCGGCCGCGTTGCTCGCGGGACGGATGACGTTGGGGCCCTTGTCGGGCGTCCACGCGGTGGGCACCATCTGGTACGAGTTCCAGAATGGGTAGAGCTTCTTGAAGTCCTGCTCGGAGTTCACGTCCGGATCGGTCACGGTCGCGAGCGCGGCCAGAGGGTCATTGGCGAACTTCTGGAGGTCGATGGTGGTCCGATCCTCGGGGCACGCGGAGGCCCCCTCCGGCAACGTGGCACTCAGGTATCCCCCATCCACCAGCGGCAGGTGGTGGAAGTTACGGTTGACGATGCGGCCCGTCACCGTCCCAAAGAACGTGTCGGTCCGCCCCATCTTCCGCCGCACGATGTCGACTGCCTGATTCGCGTGGGCCTGCTGGTATCCCGCCACCGGGCCCAGATCAGGGAAGCGGCTGTACCGCACGTTCTTGTCCCACGAGTACGAGCTCAGGAACGCCTTGAAGTCCGACGAGTAGCTCGCGTACGACACGCCGTGCTGGCGCATGTTGCTCATGCACTTGGTAGTGCGGCCAGCCTTCTTGCCCTTGCCCAGCGCGGGCAGCAGCAGACCAATGAGCAGCGCGATGATCGCGATGACTACCAGCAGCTCGATCAGCGTAAACCCGTCACGGCGGCGAGCGTTCCAGACCTTCACGCGCCCTCCAATGCTCGACTGGCGTCTTTGATACACAGGCCCATCTTCATGCGGCAAGCCCGGAACCGGACCGCCGCGACCCTACCCGCCGCCCCTCAATAGATGTCTCAAGATACCGCTCCCGTCCGCAAATTGATAGCCTGACCCGAACGATCCCCCGCCCCCGCGGGTCCGGTATGGCCGAAACCACCTGCCAAACTCCCGAATGCCCCCGCTGCGGCTATGACCTGACCGGCCTCGCCGCCGCCGGCGCGGTCACCCCCGCCACCCACGACGCGGCGCCGGGCCGTTGCAGCGAGTGCGGCCTGGACTTCATCTGGGGCGACATCTTCCACCCCGACCGCACCCGCGTCCGTGGCTTCATCGAGCAGTCACCCGCCGGTTTCGTGTCCCACATCGGCGCGTCGCTTACGACCCTCCGCCTTGCCCTCCGGCCATGGACGTTCTGGAGCCGCGTGCGCCTCGAGATGACCCCCCGTGTGGACCGGATGGGGCTGTGGCTCGCCTCGTGGGCGGTGCTGTGGGTGTTCGCCGTCGCGGTCTGCATGGGCCTTTTCTGGATCGCGGGCCGCATCGCGGCGCGGCCACTTCCAAGGACGGTGACAGCAAACTCATTCACCCTCGGGTTCTATTTCGGTCCCGGGCGCAGCAAGCACCTGTTCGACCCGCTGAGCAACGCCGGCATCGTGTCATTGGCCTGCCTCACGGCAAGCCTGGCCGCACCGCTGATGATCCTTCTGCTGCCGCACACCCGTGCGCGTGCCAAGCTTCGTGGCGAGCACGTTCTCAGGGCGGCGACGTTTGGTACGTCCTGGTTCGCGATCCTCCTCTTGCTGCGGGCGCCGTGGAGCATCGCTCACTTCGCGTTATTCATTGTGATCGTCAGGATGTTCGCGAGGAGCAAGCAGGGGGGGCCTACTGGGGAAGGGTGGCCGCTCACCGCATCACGCCTTCTGTACCGTGCAAGCGAGGTCCTGTCGGAGGGCTGGTGGCTCGCCATGATCACCTGGATATCCCTGTGGTGGCTCTTCGCCATCAAGTGGGGCTGGCGCATCGAGCAGCCCGGGCGCGTGTGGCTGGCGACCATTGTCCCTGCGTGGCTGGCGTTCTTCATTGTGCTGATGAACAGCCATCTGGGGCAGGGCCTGTTCCATTGAGAGTGTTCGGAAAAGACGAGAGCCATGACCGCTGCGTCAACCGCTAGTCCCGAATGCCCCCGCTGCGGCTATGACCTGACGGGTCAGGTGCAGACCTGGGAAACCGCCTGCCCGCTCCACGGCGTCTGCAGCGAGTGCGGCCTTGCGCTCGACTTCGCCTCCATCCTCGACGAGGCCCACGCCCGCAAGTGGCGGTTCTTCGAGATCGCCGAGCGGCGGCTGTTCAACGCCTGGGTGGTGACGACGCGCCGGGCGCTGCGGCCCTGGGTCTTCTGGTCCTGGGTGCGGATGGAGCACCAGATCAAAGCCAGGCGCGCGTGGTACGGCGCGATCGTGGGTGCTCTGAGCCTCTACATGGGTCTTGGCGTGCTCATTGCCGCCGTTCTCACCCTCGCCAACTACCTGCCCGCGCGGCTCGGGTGGATGCGTGGCTTCTGGTGGCGGCAGTGGGTCTTGGATCAGCTCGGGTCGGAGCTCAAGCAGGCGCTGAACCCTTGGAGCGAGTACAGCTACTACCGCCATTGGATGGGCTCGGTCATCGCCCATTCGATCATCGCGCTGCTCGTTCTGCTGATCACGCCGTTCACGTTCGTGCTGCTTCCAAACACGCTGCGGGCTGCAAAGGTTCGCAAGCGGCACCTGGTCCGCATCACCGCGTGGTCCATCATCGTCCCGCCGCTACTGCTCTCCCTTGTGAGCGGCGCGATCTCGCTCGCGAAGACGATCGAGACCTGGTCCGCCGGCGATTGGGCTGGGCGGGTCACCCACTTCGAGAGCCGGTTCGAGGGGCGGCTGATCTGCGTGGTGGCGATCGCCTGGGTGGCTCTCTGGTGGTTCTACGCCTGTCGCGACTATCTCAAGCTGCCGCGGGCCCTTGCTATCGCTGGCGCGATGATCACGATCGCCACCCTGCTTGCGGTGCTGATCACCATGTTGATCCCCGGCGCGGACGTGCCGCTGACGACCTGACCTGCATGCAGGAAGGCGGTGATCGACTCCGCTCACCGCCTTCCCGCTTCCCCCCTCGCCCCGTACCATCCACCCCTATGGCCACCGACCCCATCGCCGCATCCATCCTGTCGCTCCTCAAGCAGCACGACCCCGCCATCAGCGACCTCATCGCCAAGGAGGCCGACCGCCAGGCCACCACGATCGAGCTCATCGCCAGCGAGAACCACGTCTCCGCACCCGTCATGCACGCGATGGGCACGTGCCTCACGAACAAGTACGCCGAGGGGTACCCGGGGGCCCGCTACTACGGCGGCTGCGTGTTCCACGACCAGATCGAGACCCTCGCCCGCGACCGCGCCAAGCTCATGTTCGGCTGCGCCTTCGCCAACGTGCAGCCCCACAGCGGCGCCCAGGCCAACCAGGCCGCGATGATGGCCCTCATGGAGCCCGGAGACACCTTCGCCTCCCTCGTGCTCAAGGACGGCGGCCACCTCTCCCACGGCATGAAGATCAACTTCTCCGGCCGCTTCTTCAAGCCCGTGCACTACCCGCTGCACTACGGGAAGGACCACGCCCAGTACGAGCGCATCGACTACGACGCCGTGCGGCGCGTAGCCCTCGAGACCCGCCCCAAGGTCATCATGTGCGGCTACTCCGCCTACCCCCGCACCATCGACTTCGCCGCGTTCCGCAAGGTCGCCGATGAAGTCGGCGCCATCCTCGTCGCCGACGTGGCGCACATCGCGGGCCTCATCGTCGGCGGCGCCCACCCCTCGCCCTTCCCGCACGCCCACGTCGTCACCACCACCACCCACAAGACCCTCCGCGGCCCCCGCGGCGGCCTCATCCTCACCAACGACGAGGAGCTCGCCAAGAAGATCGACAAGGCCGTGTTCCCCGGCGCTCAGGGCGGCCCGCTCATGCACATCATCGCCGCCAAGGCCGTGGCCTTCGGCGAGTGCCTCAAGCCCGAGTGGAAGGCCTACGCCGCGCAGGTCGTCGCCAACGCCAAGGCCCTTGCCGCGGCCCTCATCAAGCTCAACTACCGCTGCACCACCGGCGGCACCGACAACCACCTGATGCTCGTCGACCTCCGCGCCCGCAACGAGAACCTCACCGGCGCCGACGCCGAGAAGTGGCTCGAGCTCGCGGGCATCGTCTGCAACAAGAACGGCATCCCTGATGACCCCCGCCCGCCGCGCGTCACCAGCGGCATCCGCCTGGGCGCCCCCGCGGCGACCACCCGCGGCCTGCGCGAGCCGCAGATGCAGCAGGTCGCCGCGTGGATCGACCAGGTGCTGGCGGCAGGGCTCCAGGGCGAGCAGGCCCTCAACACCGCCGCGGCCAACGTCCGCGAGCAGGTGCGGGCGATGTGCGCCCAGTTCCCGCTGCCCTGACGTGCCACCGAGATGTCTTCATCTCGGTGGCTCCGCGCACGGAGACTCAACCTTCCACAAGACCCTCGCCTCTACGCCCCAACGGGGCGCCTGAGTGTTGCCACCAGTGGAGCGAGCGGCCGCCGCGAGCGCAACTGGTGGTCGCGAGCACAGGTGCGGTCCGCCCCAACGGGGGCGGCGGACCCACTCCACCATCGCTCGCTCACCCACTCACCACGTCTTGTTCTTCTGAATGATCTTCCCCTCAACCACGGTGACGGTGATCGCCTTCGTCCCGTGCTCCCACTTGTAAGTGTTCGAGGTCTTCACCTCGGTGGAGCTGATGCCGCCCGCGGAGATGCCCCCGCTCATGACCGTCTCGTACTCGCCCTTGCCCATGAACCCCTCGGCCTCCGCGAGCGTCATACCCACCGTGATCTTGTCGTAGTTCTCCTGCGACACCTTCTCCTCGCAGCCGGTCATGACGACCGTCGCGAGAACCAGGGCGATCACGGCCACGGCGCGGGAAATGAACTTCAGCATGGGCGGGGCTCCTTTGGTCACAGCCTAGCAGATTCCAAAAGAGCCGATCGCGCAAGCGATCGGATTCAATCCGCGGGCCGTCCTACCGATCGCTCGCGCGATCGGCTCTTTCAGCACGCCGCCCCGCCCAGCACCCTGAAGAAGCTCTCAATATCCTGGTCCGTTCCGGCGTCGCCGTCCCCGTTGAAGTCGCTCCCGCCCGCGAAGCACGTCGTGCAGCACGTCCCGCCCAGGCACGCGAAGAACGCCTCGATGTCCTGGTCGGTGCCGTAGTCGCCGTCACCGTTGAAGTCGCTATCGCCGCACACCGGCCCGCTGGGACGCAGGAACTCGACGCCCCGCCCGTTCGCCCCGCCCAGCGCGGCCACCTGCACATCGGTCAACGCCTCGTCCGCGAAGAACAGGTTGGCGATGTACACGCTCTCGCCCCGCTGCTGCAGGTCCGCGAACAGGCAGATGGTCGACGCGGTCGTGGTCACGTTCGACGTGCCCGGCGACTGCGCCCACGGCGAGGGGAACTGCCCCCAACTGTTCCACGCTGCGCCCGGGATGGGCGTTCCATTCGGGTTCGCGGTGGACACATCGCCGTACGTGGGGGCGGTGCTCTTGACGTGGTTGTACACCCAATCGCCGTTGGTGGTCCCGACGAGCGTGCCGTCGACGAAAATCCGCCCCTGCCCGGTGCGGTACCCGTCGCTCACGAACGCCAGCCGCATCCACCGGCCCGGCTGGATGGCGGGTGCGCTCACGTAGTTGGCCGCGAGCGTGTCATAGCCGATGCTCGCCTGCCCGCCCACCTGCCGGATCAGCAGGTCCGCCGCCGAGTCATTGTTGAAGTTGTCCTCGATCAGCGCCACCGGCCACTCGCTCGCCCACGCCGCGCCCGGAATGTACAGGTCCCACACCATGGTCCAGTGGCCGATCTTCGCATCCGGCCAGAAGTCGTGGGTGTTGGGCCACAGCGCGAGGCCAAGGCCGCGCGACTTGGCCTGGTTGGTCGGGTCGCCCGCGTTGCGCGGCGGGCTCGTGCGGTACACCGTGTCATCGACGCCGCCGATCAGCGGCAGCCCGAAGCTGCTGCACGTGCCAAAGGCGCTCTGCGCCTGCGTCACGCCCGTGGGCGTGGTGGGCTGCGGAACGGTCTCACTGCCCGGCCCACCGAGGATGGTGCCGAACGCCGGGTCATCCAGGTACCGCAGCTTCGAGGGTCCGCTGGTGGGGGCCAGGCCGTTCTCGCGCACGGAGAGCAGGTTGCCCTCGAAGTGCCACTCGCTGTGCACCGGCGGTGGCGGCGTGAACGTGGTCACCGTGGCGTTGCCGCTGGTGACATTGAGGCCCACGAGCACGGGCTTCGTGATGTTGCGGATCGCCGCGCGTGCGGTGCGGTCGGCCTGCACATCGAGCACGAGTTTCAGGCTGATCGTCAGCCCGCTGAACGTGCCGGCGACCGTCTGCTGGAACACGCCCGTGGGCGCGACGCCCGCCGGGTTGCGCACCGCCCCGAATACCGTGCGGTACTGCCCCGGGCTGAATGTGTTGAGCACGTCGCCCAGCGGCGTTGGATTCGGGATGATCGGCGACCCCAGGATGCCCGTGCCCTGCACCGTCGGGTTGAAGGTGTACAGGTAGCCTGTCGAGTTGTTCACCGTGCTCGGCGTGCTCGTGCGCACCACGTCCGGCGGGTTGCTGCTGAACTGCGAGATCGAAATCCCGCCGAGGTTCACCGCGGCGGTCTCCTGCCCACACGCCACGTGAGCCGTGCCCGCAACCGCCGCCAGCACCCCCGCCACACGCACAACCTTCATGATCTCTCTCCCCGGATGGCCAGTCTCTGGGTACCCCGCCGCTCCGCGGCGGCTCTTCTCTTGTGCCCATGCTATCCGAACCGACCCGGACCGCCAGCCAATCCCTCGTGGTATGCTTTCGCCGATGACCGGGGTCCAGCCTCCAATTCCGACGTCCGACATCGGACATCCGACATCCGCGCGGGCCTTCACCCTCATCGAGCTCCTCGTCGTCATCGCCGTGATCGCCCTGCTCATCGGCCTGCTGCTCCCCGCGCTGGGCGCCGCCCGCGAGACCTCCAAGCGCGTCAAGTGCTGCTCCAACATCCGCCAGCTCGCCCTCGCCGCCGCGGCCTACTCCACCGATGTCAGGTCCGGCGCCTTCGCCCCCTGCCTCTTCGACTTCGAGGACAACATCGGCTGGTTCTTCCCCGATTACATCTCCGACTACACCGTCTCGATCTGCCCCTCCACCCGCAACAAGATCCGCCTCGACCTCAAGCTCTCCGACGACCAGCCCGACGTGCTCGTCGCCTACGGGCGCGACTTCCTCCGCGACACCTACTGGGCCGCGCGTGACCGCAACGATGACAGCGGAGGCCACTCGTACGAGGTCCGCGCCTGGTTCTCCGCGGGCAGGTACCTCGACGGCAAGCTCATCTGGGGCCGCAACAGCGGCACCGTCGGCTCGCAGGTCGGCTGGGACTACAACCGCTTCCCCGACCTCTTCCAGATGCCCACCGACAATCTCTTCAAGACCGCGGCCAACACCCACTTCCCCAGCCGCGCCATGCTCTTCATCGACAACGACAACGACCAGTCAATCTCACCGGTGATCGGCCGCCCCGACGGCATCAATAACTGGCCCGACGCGTGGAACAACCACGGCACGCAGGGCTACAACGCCGCGTTCGCCGACGGGCACGCCGCCTGGTACGGCGCCGACCACAAGCTCATCCGCATGTACCTCGACAGCTACGACGAGCCGCCGACGAACTTCCGCGAGGTCTCGCCCTACCGCTCGCGTGCGTTCAGCGTCCCCGGTGGGTCGGTGAATGAGTACTACGAGCCCTGACGTGCCACCGAGATGTCTTCATCTCGGTGCTTGAGCCGGGGTAGGTCCTCAGCATTCCAGCTGACCACGCAACCCCGCCTGCCGGTCACCCGCACTTCACCGCCGCCTCAGCAGCCGCGTCAACCCTCAGTGGTGAACCCACCTCGGAGGGACACCCATGACCACGCGCACCCTGCTGGCGTCGCTGCTCACCATCCCACTCGCCCTCGCGGCCTGCGAGCGGGCCGGCGACAACACCCGCCCGGCTCCCGCCCGCCCCGACAACACCGCCAACAACGCGCCCGACCGCGACATGGACGCGACCAAGACGCCCGTGGACGCCTCCAACGACCGCGAGGACGTCGAGCTCGCGGCCGCCATCCGGCGCGCCATCGTGCAGGACGATGCGCTCTCCATGAACGCCAAGAACTGCAAGATCATCGCCGAGAAGGGCGGCGTGGTCACGCTGCGCGGCGTCGTTGACACGCAGGCCGAGAAGGACGCCGTCGAGCAGAAGGCGAGGCAGGTCACCGGCGTCAGGAGCGTCACCAACAACCTCGAGGTCAAGCCCAGCCTCGACTGATCACTCGACACGACGACACACGAACACCCGCACTCAATCCAGGAGCAACCCGCCATGGCCACCAACGTCTTCTGCCTCGCCGATTCCGAATCCCAAGCCGTCACCATCGTGAGCCAGCTCAAGAGCGCCGGCTTCGCCGACAACGACATCAGCGTGCTCTTCCCCGACAAGACCGGCACCCGCGACTTCGCCCACGAGCAGCACACCAAGGCTCCCGAGGGCGCGGTGACCGGCGCCACCACCGGCGGCGTGCTCGGCGGCGTCGTGGGCCTGCTCGCGGGCATCGGCGCCCTGGCCATCCCCGGCGTTGGTCCGCTGATCGCCGCTGGGCCGATCATGGCCACGCTCAGCGGCATCGGCGTGGGCGCGGCCACCGGCGGCCTGGTCGGCGCGCTGGTGGGCATGGGCATTCCCGAGCTCGAGGCCAAGCGCTACGAGGGCAAGGTCAAGGGCGGCAACATCCTGATCTCCACCCACTGCGACGACCAGGACGACGTCCGCGCCGCCCGCGACATCTTCAACCAGTGCGGCGCCAAGGACATCGTCACCGGCGGCGACGCCTCGCTCCCCAAGGCCGACCGCGCCGACCGCCCACGCGGCGCGGATGCGTCGGTCCCTGGCGGCACGCTCAAGAAGCCGACCAACGTCTACAACGTCGACAAGGACCACCCGTACCCGGGCGTCTAAAGAGCCGATCGCGCAAGCGATCGAGTCCTGCCCTCTGTTGTCAACCACCGTGCCACCGAGATGTCCTCATCTCGGTGGCTTTGCTTTACCTTCAGCACGCCCCCCCGCCCAGCACCCGGAAGAAGCTCTCGATGTCCTGGTCGGTGCCGATGTCGCCGTCACCGTTGAAGTCGGCGGACTGAGGGCAGGTGGCGCAGCAGTGCCCCCCGAGGCAGGCAAAGAACGCCTCGATGTCCTGGTCGGTTCCCGTGTCGCCGTCGCGGTTGTAGTCGGCGCTGCACGCGGGGCGGAGGTCGAAGGGGCGCGACACGTTGAAGAACACGCGTCCCTCGCCCTCGATCCTCAGACGCGCGGCCACCGGCTGCGGCACGTCCGGCAGCGTGACCACCGCGGACCCACTGTTGGGGAATGAACCCACGACGGTCGGGAACGTCGCGCCGCCGTCGGTTGACAGCCGCAGGACCACCGTCGGGCAGGAAATCGGGGTGACGTTCGTCATCGCCACGCTCCACGTGACGGTGGTGGGGGTCGCGCCGCGCACGATTGCGTTCTGCGCCGGCGCGGTGAACGCGAAGTTGCCCGGCCCGCGGATGGTCAGCAGCACCTGCGTAGAGACCGCCGTGCCGCCCGTGCCCGCCCGGTTGTCCCGCACGACGACGCGGAATCGCCGCTGCACGCCCGCCCACGTAGGCAGCCGCTCGCCCGGCGTCGCGATGCCCGCGAGCACATCCGCCATCCGCGGGAACGTGCGCCAGGCATCCGCCACCGGCGGGAAGATACGGAACAGCGAGCCGCTGCCGTTGTCGGTCCCTCCAATCAGCGGGCGTGCCACCCCCGCGTCGAACTGCTCCCACGAGTACGTGAGCGGGTCGTTGTCCTCATCGGCGGCCGTCGCGGTGAGCACAAAGGGCGTGCCCAGCGGGATCGCCTGATTCGGCGGCAGGGACGTGATCACGGGGACGTTGTTGTCCGAGGTGGTGATGGAGGCGCAGGTGAAGTTCTGGCCGTCGACGAACGCGCGCATCTGCTGGATGCTGCCCGAGTGGAACCAGGGGTCGGCGAAGATCGCTACGTTATCACTTGGCGCGGCGTCGCCAACCGGGCAGCCGCCCGCGTACGCCATCGGGCTGCTCCCGGACCCCGCCTCCCACGCCGTGCCGGTCGAGACGTTGCCCTGGCAGCGCCCCTGCACGCCGCTGAAGGTGTGGGCGGCGCCGAACTGATGCCCCAGCTCGTGGATGGGCACCAGCGCGGAGAACGGGTCGATGTCGCCGCCGCGGGGAATGCCCGAGATCCCGCGTGCCTTGGAACCGCCGCACACCGAGTTGAGGCTCGCAACACCGCCGAACACGCGCGTGAGCAGGTGCCCCACGTCGTAGTTGGCGGTCCCGATCACCGAGTCAATCGTCGACTGGTTCGGGTTGAGCAGGTCGTAGGAGCAGTCCGCCCCGGCCTCACCCGCGCACGTCAGCGTGTAAGGGTCCGTTGCCGGATCGATGAACACGAGCTGGTCGTTGTTGGCCACCAGCACGAACCGCACGGCGAGATCGTTCTCGAACACCACGTTCGTGCGGCCTACCACCGTGACGATGGCGGCGAGCGGGTCGGCGACATTGGGTGCATGCCCCTGAAGGCCCGAGTGGTGCACGCCGTACTCGCCCGTGCATGCAACCGCCAGCCGCAGGGTCTTCAGTGAGCGCAGCACCCGCGGCGAGTACGCCCCGGGCTCCTCCACCGCCGGCGCGGGGTCCGCGGCGG
This window harbors:
- a CDS encoding organic hydroperoxide resistance protein, with product MPHELKILHTARATATGGRNGHTQNSDGLISADLSVPKGMGGPGKPNTTTPEDLFAAGYAACFGGAVEFVAKQKKVNVSEVKVDAAVGIGTTPAGQFGLKVDMTVNVKGATQQQAEELVREAHEKVCPYSHATRGNVDVGFTVTAG
- a CDS encoding prepilin-type N-terminal cleavage/methylation domain-containing protein → MKVWNARRRDGFTLIELLVVIAIIALLIGLLLPALGKGKKAGRTTKCMSNMRQHGVSYASYSSDFKAFLSSYSWDKNVRYSRFPDLGPVAGYQQAHANQAVDIVRRKMGRTDTFFGTVTGRIVNRNFHHLPLVDGGYLSATLPEGASACPEDRTTIDLQKFANDPLAALATVTDPDVNSEQDFKKLYPFWNSYQMVPTAWTPDKGPNVIRPASNAAGNHMIYNDAAASANGFGKRRLDEVTFPSQKVVLFDIYDRHCYKRPIWHAYPVAAQPLLMFDTSVAIRKTGDGNKGWDPGNQTSPNPVTYLYWPVRDNPKTLSGAASDPVNGYFRFTRMGLKGVDFSGGEVKLH
- the glyA gene encoding serine hydroxymethyltransferase; protein product: MATDPIAASILSLLKQHDPAISDLIAKEADRQATTIELIASENHVSAPVMHAMGTCLTNKYAEGYPGARYYGGCVFHDQIETLARDRAKLMFGCAFANVQPHSGAQANQAAMMALMEPGDTFASLVLKDGGHLSHGMKINFSGRFFKPVHYPLHYGKDHAQYERIDYDAVRRVALETRPKVIMCGYSAYPRTIDFAAFRKVADEVGAILVADVAHIAGLIVGGAHPSPFPHAHVVTTTTHKTLRGPRGGLILTNDEELAKKIDKAVFPGAQGGPLMHIIAAKAVAFGECLKPEWKAYAAQVVANAKALAAALIKLNYRCTTGGTDNHLMLVDLRARNENLTGADAEKWLELAGIVCNKNGIPDDPRPPRVTSGIRLGAPAATTRGLREPQMQQVAAWIDQVLAAGLQGEQALNTAAANVREQVRAMCAQFPLP
- a CDS encoding prepilin-type N-terminal cleavage/methylation domain-containing protein; amino-acid sequence: MTGVQPPIPTSDIGHPTSARAFTLIELLVVIAVIALLIGLLLPALGAARETSKRVKCCSNIRQLALAAAAYSTDVRSGAFAPCLFDFEDNIGWFFPDYISDYTVSICPSTRNKIRLDLKLSDDQPDVLVAYGRDFLRDTYWAARDRNDDSGGHSYEVRAWFSAGRYLDGKLIWGRNSGTVGSQVGWDYNRFPDLFQMPTDNLFKTAANTHFPSRAMLFIDNDNDQSISPVIGRPDGINNWPDAWNNHGTQGYNAAFADGHAAWYGADHKLIRMYLDSYDEPPTNFREVSPYRSRAFSVPGGSVNEYYEP
- a CDS encoding BON domain-containing protein produces the protein MTTRTLLASLLTIPLALAACERAGDNTRPAPARPDNTANNAPDRDMDATKTPVDASNDREDVELAAAIRRAIVQDDALSMNAKNCKIIAEKGGVVTLRGVVDTQAEKDAVEQKARQVTGVRSVTNNLEVKPSLD
- a CDS encoding zinc-dependent metalloprotease family protein, yielding MKLFALALVSALTGVAVGQPAFTVMHQPPSVDERVHVPGPRPTRGNLARVEPGALSRDLAGAPMERVGEDLTAYGLMVELPHPDGGMTACFVAESPIMEPGLSAKFPAFKTYIVQSVDETAGGRLEVTPRGLTGMLRATRADGSGGAWMIDLWQSADPTHVIAYWMRDLPNSIDWECHTAADPAPAVEEPGAYSPRVLRSLKTLRLAVACTGEYGVHHSGLQGHAPNVADPLAAIVTVVGRTNVVFENDLAVRFVLVANNDQLVFIDPATDPYTLTCAGEAGADCSYDLLNPNQSTIDSVIGTANYDVGHLLTRVFGGVASLNSVCGGSKARGISGIPRGGDIDPFSALVPIHELGHQFGAAHTFSGVQGRCQGNVSTGTAWEAGSGSSPMAYAGGCPVGDAAPSDNVAIFADPWFHSGSIQQMRAFVDGQNFTCASITTSDNNVPVITSLPPNQAIPLGTPFVLTATAADEDNDPLTYSWEQFDAGVARPLIGGTDNGSGSLFRIFPPVADAWRTFPRMADVLAGIATPGERLPTWAGVQRRFRVVVRDNRAGTGGTAVSTQVLLTIRGPGNFAFTAPAQNAIVRGATPTTVTWSVAMTNVTPISCPTVVLRLSTDGGATFPTVVGSFPNSGSAVVTLPDVPQPVAARLRIEGEGRVFFNVSRPFDLRPACSADYNRDGDTGTDQDIEAFFACLGGHCCATCPQSADFNGDGDIGTDQDIESFFRVLGGGAC